One genomic segment of Gemmatimonadota bacterium includes these proteins:
- a CDS encoding formate dehydrogenase subunit delta — MKSTDLVRMSTQIAQFFEPYTTEEAITGVAEHLTGFWTPSMRLELLAILATGTPPLHPLVVEAARRLTAGRPA, encoded by the coding sequence ATGAAGTCGACTGACCTGGTCCGCATGTCCACGCAGATCGCCCAGTTCTTCGAGCCGTATACGACCGAGGAGGCGATCACCGGCGTGGCCGAGCACCTGACGGGATTCTGGACACCGTCGATGCGGCTCGAGTTGCTTGCGATCCTCGCGACCGGAACGCCGCCGCTGCATCCGCTCGTGGTGGAAGCGGCCAGGCGATTGACGGCTGGTCGCCCGGCGTGA
- the mobA gene encoding molybdenum cofactor guanylyltransferase, which translates to MIPAEEITGIIVAGGDGQRMGGVTKSLLVAAGAPLIAHVRARLAPQVGTVMISANVDPTAHGAWGDVVMADHVPGMGPLGGLLSILEHVATPYAFCCPGDAPLLDPTLVSRLGLALRRASADIAFPHDGHQLQHLFLLFPTSLRGSLRRYLSEGGRSVHGWTDGLNSVIVDCAQHPDAFLNINTQDNLQRADRLLTPIAVAP; encoded by the coding sequence GTGATTCCGGCGGAAGAAATCACGGGAATCATCGTGGCAGGCGGCGATGGGCAGCGCATGGGAGGCGTCACCAAGTCGCTGCTGGTCGCGGCTGGCGCGCCGCTGATTGCGCACGTCCGGGCCCGCCTGGCCCCGCAGGTCGGCACCGTGATGATCAGCGCCAACGTCGACCCAACCGCCCACGGCGCCTGGGGTGATGTCGTCATGGCCGATCACGTGCCCGGGATGGGGCCGCTCGGCGGGCTGCTCTCCATCCTCGAACACGTCGCGACCCCCTATGCGTTCTGTTGCCCGGGTGACGCGCCGCTGTTGGACCCGACCCTCGTCTCGCGGCTGGGGCTCGCGTTGCGGCGCGCCTCGGCGGACATCGCGTTCCCCCACGACGGGCACCAGCTGCAACACCTCTTTCTCCTGTTCCCCACGAGCCTGCGCGGCTCGTTGCGCCGCTATCTGTCCGAAGGGGGTCGGTCGGTGCACGGCTGGACCGACGGCCTGAACAGCGTGATCGTGGACTGCGCGCAGCATCCCGATGCCTTTCTCAACATCAACACGCAGGACAACCTGCAGCGGGCCGATCGGTTGCTGACCCCGATCGCGGTGGCGCCATGA
- a CDS encoding formate--tetrahydrofolate ligase — translation MPSDIEIAQSATLRPITAIAADLGLSPDDIDQYGKYKAKLPLELASRPPRGKLVLVTAISPTPSGEGKSTVSVGLAQAFRRLGTNAVLAIREPSLGPVFGVKGGAAGGGYSQVLPMEDINLHFTGDFHAISSAHALLSAMMDNSLQQGNPTGLDPRRITWPRTIDMNDRALRRTIIGLGGPAEGVVREERWVIIPASEIMAIVALASGLEDLQERLGRIIVGSTAGTARTPVRARDLKAIGAMTLLLKDAMRPNLVQTLEGGPALVHAGPFGNIAHGCNSLVATRSALALGDIVVTEAGFGSDLGAEKFFDIKCRAGGLKPEAAVMVATIRSLKMQGGVPKTSLGVENLEALERGLPHLAHHVRNVRQFGVPVVVAINRHLSDTAAEMAMVTKYAEGLGVPVALCDVWASGGAGGEALAREVQKLLDGGTANFQPIYDTALPIRAKAETIAQKVYGADGVDFTPAAARQIDYLESIGMADTPVCMAKTQYSLTDDATRLGTPKGFRITVNEVWGSAGAGFVVCKTGDIMTMPGLSKVPAAEGMRVAADGRIEGLS, via the coding sequence GTGCCGTCCGACATCGAGATTGCCCAGAGCGCCACGCTCCGCCCCATCACCGCCATCGCGGCCGACCTCGGCCTCTCCCCCGACGACATCGATCAGTACGGCAAGTACAAGGCGAAGCTCCCGCTCGAGCTGGCCAGTCGGCCCCCGCGCGGGAAGTTGGTGCTGGTGACCGCCATCTCGCCGACCCCCAGTGGCGAAGGGAAGAGCACGGTGAGCGTCGGGCTGGCGCAGGCGTTCCGGCGCCTCGGGACCAACGCGGTGCTGGCCATCCGGGAACCGAGCCTCGGTCCGGTGTTCGGCGTGAAGGGTGGTGCGGCCGGCGGCGGGTACTCGCAGGTGCTGCCGATGGAGGACATCAACCTCCACTTCACCGGCGACTTCCACGCGATCTCGAGCGCGCACGCGCTGCTCTCGGCGATGATGGACAACTCGCTGCAGCAGGGGAATCCGACCGGGCTCGATCCGCGCCGCATCACCTGGCCGCGCACCATCGACATGAACGACCGCGCCCTGCGACGGACCATCATCGGCCTCGGCGGTCCGGCCGAAGGCGTCGTACGCGAAGAGCGCTGGGTCATCATTCCGGCCAGCGAGATCATGGCGATCGTTGCCCTCGCGAGCGGACTCGAGGATCTGCAGGAGCGGCTCGGGCGCATCATCGTGGGCTCGACCGCCGGCACTGCCCGCACGCCGGTGCGCGCCCGCGATCTCAAGGCCATTGGTGCGATGACGCTGCTGCTCAAGGATGCCATGCGCCCGAATCTGGTGCAGACGCTGGAAGGTGGGCCCGCGCTGGTGCATGCCGGGCCGTTCGGCAACATCGCGCACGGTTGCAACAGCCTCGTGGCGACGCGCTCGGCGCTGGCGCTCGGCGACATCGTGGTCACCGAGGCGGGCTTCGGCTCGGACCTCGGTGCGGAGAAGTTCTTCGACATCAAGTGTCGCGCCGGTGGACTGAAGCCGGAGGCGGCGGTGATGGTGGCGACCATCCGGTCGTTGAAGATGCAGGGCGGTGTGCCGAAGACGTCACTGGGGGTCGAGAACCTCGAGGCCCTGGAGCGCGGGCTGCCACACCTGGCCCATCACGTCCGCAACGTCCGGCAGTTCGGGGTGCCGGTGGTGGTCGCCATCAACCGCCACCTCAGCGACACGGCGGCCGAGATGGCCATGGTCACGAAGTACGCCGAGGGACTGGGCGTGCCGGTGGCGCTCTGCGATGTCTGGGCAAGTGGCGGCGCAGGCGGCGAGGCGCTCGCGCGCGAGGTGCAGAAGCTCCTCGATGGCGGCACCGCGAACTTCCAGCCGATCTACGACACGGCCTTGCCGATCCGCGCCAAGGCGGAGACGATTGCGCAGAAGGTCTACGGCGCGGATGGCGTCGACTTCACGCCTGCGGCGGCGCGGCAGATCGACTATCTCGAATCGATCGGCATGGCTGACACACCGGTGTGCATGGCGAAGACGCAGTACTCGCTCACCGACGATGCCACCCGCCTCGGCACGCCGAAGGGATTCCGGATCACGGTCAACGAGGTGTGGGGATCGGCCGGAGCAGGCTTCGTGGTCTGCAAGACGGGCGACATCATGACGATGCCGGGATTGTCGAAGGTGCCGGCCGCGGAGGGGATGCGGGTGGCGGCGGATGGGCGGATTGAAGGACTTTCGTGA
- a CDS encoding methylated-DNA--[protein]-cysteine S-methyltransferase: MMRAVTSRDPAWDGLFIVAVRTTRIACRPVCPSRPALPENREFFATLAAAEAAGYRACRRCHPGRPAPLPTWWGRLESALATAGAERLSDQALQQLDLDPVVIRRHFRRTHGMTFQAWARAQRVAKAQHRLREGDMLDHVILTSGYASHSGFRDAFARIVGMPPGRARGGEAMVATTFDSPVGPLVAAATEEGVMLLEFGDLARLEEQATRLRRRFVGPLVVGEHPHLSQLGAELTEYFAGTRRDFTVPLVVRGTPFEERVWAALRQIPYGVTCSYADVAERIGSPNASRAVGSANGRNRLAIVIPCHRVVNADGKLGGYGGGLWRKKRLLELEAG, from the coding sequence ATGATGCGTGCCGTGACCAGCCGCGACCCGGCGTGGGACGGCCTCTTCATCGTCGCGGTCCGCACCACCCGAATCGCCTGCCGGCCGGTCTGCCCGTCGCGCCCGGCACTGCCGGAAAATCGCGAGTTCTTCGCGACGCTCGCCGCGGCGGAAGCCGCGGGCTATCGCGCCTGCCGTCGCTGCCACCCCGGCCGCCCGGCGCCCCTGCCGACCTGGTGGGGACGGCTCGAATCGGCACTCGCCACGGCGGGAGCGGAGCGGCTCTCCGACCAGGCGCTGCAGCAACTCGATCTCGACCCCGTGGTGATCCGACGTCATTTTCGGCGCACCCACGGCATGACCTTCCAGGCATGGGCCCGCGCTCAGCGCGTTGCCAAGGCACAGCACCGACTCCGCGAGGGCGACATGCTCGATCACGTGATCCTGACCTCAGGCTACGCCTCGCACAGCGGCTTTCGCGATGCCTTCGCGCGGATCGTCGGCATGCCACCTGGCCGGGCACGAGGTGGCGAGGCGATGGTCGCGACGACCTTCGATTCGCCGGTCGGTCCGCTGGTCGCCGCCGCGACGGAGGAGGGAGTGATGTTGCTCGAATTCGGCGACCTCGCCCGCCTCGAAGAGCAGGCTACCCGACTCCGGCGCCGCTTCGTGGGGCCCCTGGTCGTTGGCGAACACCCGCACCTCAGCCAACTCGGCGCGGAACTCACCGAATACTTCGCCGGCACGCGGCGCGACTTCACCGTGCCGCTGGTGGTGCGCGGCACGCCCTTCGAAGAGCGCGTCTGGGCCGCGCTCCGGCAGATCCCCTACGGCGTCACCTGCTCCTATGCCGATGTCGCCGAGCGGATCGGTTCACCCAACGCCAGCCGCGCCGTCGGTAGCGCCAACGGCCGCAACCGCCTCGCCATCGTGATCCCCTGCCACCGCGTCGTCAATGCCGACGGGAAACTCGGCGGCTACGGCGGCGGGCTGTGGCGGAAGAAGCGGTTGCTGGAACTGGAAGCAGGATGA
- a CDS encoding (4Fe-4S)-binding protein: MSRDRLQVYESGDVRVTFNPQVCQHSGVCLRTLPAVFDVSRPRWVHPDAAGAHEVIAAVAKCPSGALQAHLITSVHPAVPPIAPD, translated from the coding sequence ATGAGTCGTGACCGACTGCAGGTGTACGAGAGCGGTGACGTCCGCGTGACCTTCAACCCCCAGGTCTGTCAGCACTCGGGCGTCTGTCTGCGCACGCTGCCGGCGGTGTTCGACGTGTCGCGCCCGCGGTGGGTGCATCCGGACGCCGCCGGCGCCCACGAAGTCATCGCCGCGGTGGCCAAGTGTCCCTCGGGGGCCCTGCAGGCGCACCTGATCACCTCCGTGCATCCTGCCGTGCCGCCGATCGCGCCGGACTGA
- a CDS encoding carbonic anhydrase, whose amino-acid sequence MEAFDKMLEFNRHWAAEMVAKDSGYFTRHASGQTPHTLFIGCSDSRVQTNTLTGTEQGEMFVHRNIANQVYGSDLNVLSAVDYAVDVLDVKHIIVCGHYGCGGVRAAAAAESPTHGLTDHWLSQLRTIKRLHKDELDACGEGEARLDRLAELNVLEQVHNLAATPVIRDAWARGRRPILHGVVYDIRTGLLKELATRIDGVDRIRSIFGDAG is encoded by the coding sequence ATGGAAGCGTTCGACAAGATGCTGGAGTTCAACCGTCACTGGGCGGCGGAGATGGTGGCGAAGGACAGCGGCTATTTCACCCGCCATGCCTCGGGGCAGACGCCGCACACCCTGTTCATCGGCTGTTCGGATTCGCGCGTGCAGACCAACACGCTGACGGGCACCGAGCAGGGCGAGATGTTCGTCCACCGCAACATCGCCAATCAGGTCTACGGGTCGGACCTGAATGTGTTGTCGGCGGTGGACTACGCCGTCGACGTCCTGGATGTGAAGCACATCATCGTCTGCGGCCACTATGGCTGCGGCGGCGTGCGCGCGGCCGCGGCGGCGGAGTCGCCGACCCACGGGCTGACGGACCACTGGCTGTCGCAACTCCGGACCATCAAGCGTCTCCACAAGGATGAGCTCGACGCGTGCGGCGAGGGCGAGGCGCGCCTCGACCGGCTGGCCGAGCTCAACGTGCTCGAGCAGGTGCACAACCTGGCCGCGACGCCGGTGATCCGGGACGCCTGGGCTCGGGGGCGCCGCCCGATCCTCCACGGCGTGGTCTACGACATCCGCACCGGGCTGCTCAAGGAGCTGGCCACCCGGATCGACGGGGTGGACCGGATCCGGAGCATCTTCGGCGACGCCGGCTGA
- a CDS encoding SulP family inorganic anion transporter, whose amino-acid sequence MTPPHATTAAAPAPDAVASPPPHPNWLKDDLGAAVVVFLVALPLCLGVALASGAPLFAGIIAGVLGGLIVAPLSGSQLMVSGPAAGLTAIVLSAIGTLGGFEPFLLAVVIAGAIQVGLGLIGAGVISYYFPSSVIKGMLAAIGIILILKQVPHAVGYDADAMGDESFRQANEQTTLSALLEIPQLLEWGAVLIAVVSLALLLLWERPALKALTFFPGPLAVVLAGLGINSLLGMLGSPLVLGASHLVQLPSFGELAGQFSFPQWAAISNPAIWRVAVTIAIVASLETLLSMEATDKIDPLKRQSPPNKELIAQGVGNTLSGLLGGLPVTGVIVRSSANIDAGGKTKRSAIAHSILLLIAVMAIPGLLSRIPLAALATILVYTGYKLAHPRLFRAAWATGLEHFIPLAVTVIAILFTDLLVGIAIGLAVGAFFILRAHAKAPALRQISIDGAVLTRYVLPDQVTFLAKASLSEFLQRVPPGSRLEIDGRRAQRVDYDIAELLQDFHATAAAQGIDYRLVGLPEVRSTPAHSH is encoded by the coding sequence ATGACGCCCCCTCACGCCACGACCGCCGCCGCGCCTGCCCCCGACGCAGTCGCCTCTCCCCCACCCCATCCGAATTGGCTCAAGGACGACCTCGGCGCCGCCGTCGTCGTCTTCCTGGTGGCCCTCCCGCTCTGCCTCGGCGTCGCCCTGGCCTCAGGCGCCCCGCTCTTCGCCGGCATCATCGCCGGCGTCCTCGGCGGCCTGATCGTGGCCCCACTCTCCGGGTCCCAGCTGATGGTGAGTGGACCAGCCGCCGGCCTGACGGCGATCGTCCTCTCCGCGATCGGCACCCTCGGGGGATTCGAGCCTTTCCTGCTCGCGGTCGTGATCGCCGGTGCCATTCAGGTCGGCCTCGGCCTCATCGGCGCCGGCGTGATTTCGTACTACTTCCCCTCCTCGGTCATCAAGGGGATGCTGGCAGCGATCGGCATCATCCTGATCCTGAAGCAGGTGCCCCACGCCGTCGGCTACGATGCCGATGCGATGGGTGACGAAAGCTTCCGCCAGGCCAATGAGCAGACCACGCTGAGCGCGCTGCTGGAAATCCCCCAGCTGCTGGAATGGGGCGCGGTGCTGATCGCCGTCGTCTCGCTCGCGCTGCTGCTGCTCTGGGAGCGGCCCGCGCTGAAGGCACTGACCTTCTTCCCCGGTCCGTTGGCGGTCGTCCTCGCGGGCCTCGGCATCAACAGCCTGCTCGGCATGCTCGGCTCGCCCCTCGTGTTGGGGGCGTCGCACCTGGTGCAGTTGCCGTCCTTCGGTGAGCTCGCGGGACAATTCAGCTTTCCGCAGTGGGCCGCGATCAGCAATCCGGCGATCTGGCGCGTGGCAGTGACCATCGCCATCGTGGCGTCGCTCGAGACACTGCTCTCGATGGAAGCCACCGACAAGATCGACCCGCTGAAGCGACAGTCCCCACCGAACAAGGAGCTGATCGCCCAAGGCGTCGGCAATACGCTCAGCGGGTTGCTCGGTGGTCTGCCGGTCACCGGAGTCATCGTGCGTTCCTCGGCGAACATCGATGCGGGCGGCAAGACCAAGCGGTCGGCGATCGCCCACTCGATCCTCCTGCTGATCGCCGTGATGGCGATCCCGGGGCTGCTGAGCCGCATTCCGTTGGCGGCGCTCGCGACCATCCTCGTGTACACCGGCTACAAGCTGGCGCATCCGCGGCTCTTCCGCGCGGCATGGGCGACCGGCCTCGAGCACTTCATTCCGCTGGCGGTCACGGTGATCGCGATCCTCTTCACCGACTTGCTGGTGGGGATCGCCATCGGACTGGCGGTGGGTGCCTTCTTCATCCTGCGGGCGCACGCCAAGGCGCCGGCGCTTCGCCAGATCTCGATCGACGGCGCGGTGCTGACGCGGTATGTGCTCCCGGATCAGGTGACCTTCCTCGCGAAGGCCAGCCTCTCGGAATTCCTCCAGCGCGTGCCGCCGGGGAGTCGTCTGGAGATCGACGGTCGACGGGCCCAGCGCGTTGACTACGACATCGCCGAGTTGTTGCAGGACTTCCACGCGACCGCAGCAGCCCAGGGCATCGACTATCGCCTGGTCGGCCTGCCGGAAGTCCGCAGCACACCCGCCCACTCGCACTGA
- a CDS encoding toxin-antitoxin system HicB family antitoxin: MSERKTFLVRLDPSLHAALQRWAADDLRSLNGQIEFLLRRALAASGRPIPVVSPISEENNRG, translated from the coding sequence ATGAGTGAGCGCAAGACGTTCCTGGTCCGGCTCGACCCGAGCCTGCATGCCGCCCTCCAGCGGTGGGCCGCGGACGACCTGCGCTCGCTCAATGGGCAGATCGAATTTCTTCTCCGTCGGGCGCTCGCGGCATCGGGGCGCCCCATCCCCGTAGTTTCCCCGATTTCCGAGGAAAACAATCGTGGTTAG
- a CDS encoding SPFH domain-containing protein: MREIPRKALNGILALLLLAVGTIGAIGIVITGAQQEDPARALLGAGAVIVMVTLWAGLLSVQPNQARVLTLFGDYKGTLKTPGLWWVNPFMGKKAISLRIHNFETAKLKVNDLDSNPIEIGAVVVWQVVDSAEALFEVENYEDYVRVQSESAVRTLATQYPYDAHKPDTISLSHNAADIAEQLAAEVQNRLAKAGMKVLEARITHLAYAPEIAGAMLRRQQASAIIAAREKIVEGAVSMVDMALRLLEERSVVTLDQERKAAMVSNLLVTLCAEQPMQPVVNTGSIY, from the coding sequence ATTCGTGAAATTCCGCGCAAGGCCCTGAACGGCATTCTCGCTCTCCTCCTTCTGGCTGTCGGCACCATCGGCGCCATCGGCATCGTGATCACCGGCGCCCAGCAGGAGGACCCCGCGCGCGCCCTCCTCGGGGCGGGAGCGGTGATCGTCATGGTGACCCTCTGGGCAGGGCTCCTCTCGGTGCAGCCGAACCAGGCGCGGGTGCTCACCCTCTTCGGCGACTACAAGGGGACCCTGAAGACCCCCGGCCTCTGGTGGGTGAACCCCTTCATGGGGAAGAAGGCGATCTCGTTGCGGATCCACAATTTCGAGACCGCGAAGCTCAAGGTGAACGACCTGGACTCGAATCCGATCGAGATCGGCGCCGTCGTGGTCTGGCAGGTCGTCGACTCCGCGGAGGCGCTCTTCGAAGTCGAGAACTACGAGGACTACGTGCGCGTGCAGAGCGAGTCGGCCGTGCGGACGCTGGCGACGCAGTACCCCTATGACGCTCACAAGCCGGACACGATCTCGCTGAGCCACAACGCGGCCGACATCGCCGAACAGCTGGCGGCGGAGGTCCAGAATCGGCTCGCCAAGGCGGGGATGAAGGTGCTGGAGGCGCGGATCACTCACCTCGCCTACGCGCCGGAGATTGCCGGCGCGATGCTCCGCCGGCAGCAGGCAAGCGCCATCATCGCGGCGCGCGAGAAGATCGTCGAGGGCGCCGTCTCGATGGTGGACATGGCGCTGCGCCTCCTCGAGGAGCGGTCGGTCGTGACGCTCGACCAGGAGCGCAAGGCGGCGATGGTGTCGAACCTGCTCGTGACGCTCTGTGCCGAGCAGCCGATGCAGCCCGTGGTCAACACCGGCTCGATCTACTAG
- a CDS encoding VanZ family protein gives MSHPSVATGRRLGGLFLGYLAVVVAVITLAPFQFAVPARFTAALIVTDGGWATDVLLNIVLFVPLGVLWHRSRGGSVRASLAFGLLLGAAIETAQLFLAPRYTTLSDLLANGVGAGIGAAISTALSRRVATTTLVTRLWLDQPMIGLVYLLWPLAWLIGLSSGSAPERLWMLAPIGVAGALAITAVSTVGRDEHTSAALPVFMTTVWMMIATIPAVRVAPRLAGIGIGVALAAAVLGGPLWHAALRRERRLEPQVVRALLPLLAVLLVGVSLHAGSLAVTGGGEAARESLLRVIAQAAAFTLLGYLVAESRGRRQEPLRRLITWPLVAAVIMAVVLEFAVTPWHSVLRVGAALAATAVGATLYDAQRAHILTLLGLR, from the coding sequence TTGTCGCACCCCTCCGTCGCCACCGGCCGCCGCCTCGGCGGACTCTTTCTCGGTTACCTCGCCGTCGTCGTGGCCGTCATCACGCTGGCTCCGTTCCAGTTCGCGGTCCCGGCCCGCTTCACCGCCGCCCTGATCGTGACCGATGGCGGCTGGGCCACCGACGTCCTCCTCAACATCGTCCTCTTCGTCCCACTCGGCGTTCTCTGGCATCGGTCCCGCGGTGGATCGGTCCGCGCCTCCCTCGCCTTTGGCCTCCTGCTCGGGGCCGCCATCGAGACGGCCCAGCTCTTCCTCGCGCCCCGTTACACCACCCTCAGCGACCTGCTTGCCAATGGCGTGGGTGCCGGGATCGGTGCCGCGATCTCGACTGCGCTCTCGCGCCGAGTCGCCACCACGACGCTGGTGACCAGGCTCTGGCTCGATCAGCCGATGATCGGGTTGGTCTATCTGCTCTGGCCGCTGGCCTGGCTGATCGGCCTGAGCAGCGGCAGCGCACCCGAGCGACTCTGGATGTTGGCGCCGATCGGGGTGGCCGGCGCGCTTGCCATCACCGCCGTGTCCACCGTGGGCCGAGACGAGCACACCAGCGCCGCGCTGCCGGTCTTCATGACGACCGTCTGGATGATGATTGCCACCATCCCCGCCGTGCGCGTCGCCCCGCGCCTCGCCGGGATCGGCATCGGGGTCGCGCTCGCCGCCGCCGTGCTCGGTGGGCCGCTCTGGCATGCGGCACTCCGACGGGAGCGGCGCCTCGAGCCGCAAGTCGTGCGCGCCCTCCTGCCGCTGCTCGCCGTGCTGCTCGTCGGCGTCTCGTTGCATGCCGGATCGTTGGCCGTCACCGGCGGTGGTGAAGCTGCCCGCGAGTCGCTTCTGCGTGTGATCGCCCAAGCAGCAGCGTTCACGCTGCTCGGCTATCTCGTGGCGGAATCCCGCGGTCGTCGCCAGGAGCCGCTGCGGCGCTTGATCACGTGGCCGCTCGTCGCCGCCGTCATCATGGCGGTGGTGCTGGAGTTTGCCGTAACGCCCTGGCATTCGGTGCTCCGCGTCGGCGCGGCGCTGGCCGCCACGGCCGTCGGGGCAACGCTCTATGACGCCCAACGTGCCCACATCCTCACCTTGCTCGGACTCCGCTGA
- a CDS encoding FAD:protein FMN transferase — protein sequence MAIILTAILKLHGAPVVAQGGGHEYRQLHLGMEVRLVLHADQATADAAARAAFGRIAALEQLLSDWRPTSEVRQLTDHPGAWQPVSAELFEVLARAVAMSRTSGGAFDPTVGPLVALWREARRTGVAPPDSAIRRARRVTGWRLIGLDSLHRRVRIDRPGMRIDLGGIAKGWILGEARTTLRAHGVTAMLLEAGGDLLLGDAPPGRPGWEVSVPTPHGDSTLVLHDVAVSTSGPSAQHVVISGVAYSHVIDPRSGRPLTTAFETTVLHRDPATADALSTTITVLGPTRGLALARRLGGIVVTRR from the coding sequence ATGGCGATCATCCTGACCGCGATCTTGAAATTGCACGGGGCGCCCGTCGTTGCACAGGGGGGAGGCCACGAGTATCGCCAATTGCACCTCGGGATGGAGGTCCGCCTGGTCCTCCATGCCGACCAGGCCACGGCCGATGCCGCGGCCCGCGCTGCCTTCGGCCGGATCGCGGCCCTGGAGCAGCTCCTCAGCGACTGGCGCCCGACCAGCGAAGTCCGCCAGCTGACCGACCACCCGGGAGCGTGGCAGCCAGTCTCGGCCGAACTGTTCGAGGTGCTCGCCCGCGCCGTCGCCATGAGCCGAACCAGCGGCGGCGCCTTCGACCCGACCGTCGGGCCGCTGGTCGCACTCTGGCGCGAAGCCCGCCGGACCGGCGTGGCTCCACCAGACTCCGCCATCCGCCGCGCACGACGTGTCACCGGCTGGCGCCTGATCGGGCTCGACTCGCTCCACCGTCGTGTCCGCATCGATCGCCCCGGCATGCGCATCGACCTCGGCGGCATCGCCAAGGGATGGATCCTCGGCGAGGCGCGCACCACCCTCCGTGCGCACGGCGTCACGGCCATGCTCCTCGAAGCCGGCGGCGACCTCCTGCTCGGCGACGCCCCGCCGGGCCGGCCAGGGTGGGAGGTGTCGGTCCCCACGCCGCATGGCGATTCGACGCTCGTACTCCACGATGTCGCGGTCTCGACGTCGGGCCCCTCCGCCCAGCATGTCGTGATCAGTGGCGTCGCCTACTCGCACGTCATCGATCCGCGCAGCGGACGACCACTCACCACCGCTTTCGAGACGACGGTGTTGCATCGCGATCCCGCGACCGCCGATGCACTGTCGACGACGATCACGGTGCTCGGCCCCACCCGCGGCCTCGCACTGGCCCGTCGCCTCGGCGGCATCGTGGTGACGCGCCGCTAG
- a CDS encoding Gfo/Idh/MocA family oxidoreductase, producing MGHGCGWHPGVARRHLASTGERGARPAARPAGPQLELDRPADSQESLVVVRWHLRRLPHREDPVSIDRRHFVASAAAAAAGALALPRRSFAIGVPDADPIRIGVIGCGGRGTGAVRDALTASENVTLVAMGDIFPDRLASAREQFAKVAAENPGFAAKYKVTPEKTFTGIDAYQKVLAADVDLVILATPPAFRPMHLEAAINAGKHVFMEKPVCVDVTGAMSVIKSSEAAASKHLAIVCGTQRRHDPRYIETIKRIHDGAIGEIVAAQVYWNQGSLWNFARKPEWSDTEWQLRNWLYFTWLSGDHIVEQHVHNLDVANWVIGALPIKATAMGGRQARTGAEYGHIYDHFAVEYEYPNGVRLMSMCRQQDGTSSQVGERVLGTKGNSNAYNKITAGGSTWSHPAVAEGLNPYVEEHRDLVASIRAGTPLNEGRRIAESTLTAIMGREAAYTGKDVTWAQLMAAKLDLMPKPFALGSLVVPPVPMPGQTTLSRTFNEGW from the coding sequence ATGGGTCACGGGTGCGGATGGCACCCCGGTGTTGCGCGGCGGCACCTGGCGTCAACCGGCGAGCGTGGTGCTCGGCCGGCCGCGCGACCTGCAGGCCCCCAGCTGGAACTCGACCGACCCGCAGATTCCCAAGAGTCGTTGGTGGTTGTCCGATGGCACCTTCGTAGGCTTCCGCATCGTGAGGATCCCGTGAGCATTGACCGTCGTCACTTCGTTGCTTCTGCCGCCGCGGCCGCCGCGGGGGCGCTTGCCCTGCCGCGCCGCAGCTTCGCCATTGGCGTCCCCGACGCCGACCCCATCCGCATTGGCGTGATCGGCTGCGGCGGCCGGGGCACCGGCGCCGTCCGCGACGCCCTGACCGCGAGCGAGAACGTCACCCTCGTGGCGATGGGCGACATCTTTCCGGATCGCCTCGCCTCCGCGCGCGAGCAGTTCGCGAAGGTGGCCGCCGAGAACCCCGGCTTCGCCGCGAAGTACAAGGTCACGCCGGAGAAGACCTTCACCGGGATCGATGCCTACCAGAAGGTGCTGGCGGCCGATGTCGACCTGGTGATTCTCGCGACGCCGCCGGCGTTCCGCCCGATGCACCTCGAGGCGGCAATCAACGCCGGCAAGCACGTCTTCATGGAGAAGCCGGTCTGCGTCGACGTGACCGGCGCGATGTCGGTGATCAAGTCCTCGGAGGCGGCGGCGTCGAAGCATCTGGCGATCGTCTGCGGCACGCAGCGTCGCCACGACCCCCGCTACATCGAGACGATCAAGCGGATTCACGATGGCGCGATCGGCGAGATCGTCGCGGCGCAGGTGTACTGGAACCAGGGCTCGCTCTGGAACTTCGCCCGCAAGCCGGAGTGGAGTGACACCGAGTGGCAGCTGCGCAACTGGCTCTACTTCACCTGGCTCTCGGGGGACCACATCGTCGAGCAGCACGTGCACAATCTCGACGTCGCCAACTGGGTCATCGGCGCGTTGCCGATCAAGGCCACCGCGATGGGCGGCCGTCAGGCGCGCACCGGGGCGGAGTATGGCCACATCTACGACCACTTCGCCGTGGAATACGAGTATCCGAACGGCGTCCGCCTGATGTCGATGTGTCGGCAGCAGGACGGGACCTCGTCGCAGGTTGGCGAGCGCGTCCTCGGCACCAAGGGCAATTCCAACGCCTACAACAAGATCACCGCGGGCGGGAGCACCTGGTCGCATCCCGCGGTCGCGGAAGGGCTGAACCCGTACGTCGAGGAACACCGCGACCTGGTGGCCTCGATCCGCGCCGGCACGCCGCTCAACGAGGGGCGCCGCATCGCCGAGAGCACGCTGACGGCCATCATGGGGCGCGAGGCGGCCTACACCGGCAAGGATGTCACCTGGGCCCAGTTGATGGCCGCGAAGCTCGACCTGATGCCGAAGCCGTTCGCGCTCGGCTCGTTGGTGGTGCCGCCGGTGCCGATGCCGGGGCAGACCACGCTCTCGCGGACCTTCAACGAGGGATGGTGA